The Desulfobacter hydrogenophilus region CATCGGCACTTTGCCTGGTGTTTTCATTGGAGCATGGGTTCGTATCAAGTATCTACCAGACCCAAAGAACTTCAAATTATTTGTGGGTTTGGTTCTTTGCTATATCGGCCTGCGGTTGTTGGTAGATGTTATAAAAACAAATAGAAGGCCAAGGTTGTCAGGAGGCACTCAAAAAATACAGGCACAACACACTGTCAAAATCATTAAATCCTCCATTCGGCGGGTAACTTTCAATTACGAAGGGGAAGAATATAGGTTTTCACCGTTGGTTATCTATGTGATCTGTTTTTTTGTGGGAATCATTGGCGGGATATATGGCATTGGCGGCGGATCAATAGTAGCGCCTTTTTTTGTAGCCATTGTTGGTCTGCCTGTTTACATAGTAGCTGGAGCAGCATTGATGGGTACGTTCATCACTTCTATTGCGGGTGTTGTTTTTTTTCAATACCTTTCGATGATCTATACAAACATGACCGTTGCACCTGATTGGATGCTTGGAGCTTTGTTCGGATTTGGGGGAATTTTTGGTATGTACTTAGGGGCACGTACGCAGAAATATGTCCCGGCAAGAACAATTAAAAGCATACTTTGCTGTTGCGTGTTGTTCGTGGCTATCCGTTATATTGTCGGGTATTTCTGAATCACATATTCGCTGGAACTTGCTGATAAATGAATGTTAACTATCTATGAAAAACGGTATTGTTTCTGAAAACCCCATGAGCACTGGCGTTTCTATTGTTGGGGATTGGGATCATTCCAATCCCCTTTGAATTTTTATCGGTAAACATTTTCAATACAATACGTGGTCTCATCATCGGAAAATTTTTCGATATACCCCATGGAATCGACAAATGGACAAGATTTTTTCAGAAAAGATTGGAAAATGCCTGAACAGTAGGAATGCGTACTTGATCTGTTATTGGTGAGGTGGCTGAAACGCAGAATTGAGTTTTTTCATACCATAAGTGCTTGGTCAACTATGTGGCAAATTCAAGAAAAAAATTTGCAAGCCTTCCCAGAGGATGTTAATTATTTTGGAATTAATTTTTTTTACATTTATACTGATCTGGTTATTCTTGCTTTTCGGATGTTATCCCGTTAGATAAATGAAAACCACAGATCAACTCGTTAGAGATCAATACGGAGGTAGGCAATGTCGCTCCGCAATTTCCATGTTAATGGCAACGTCACGGATGAGGAGTTGCTATCGAGATCTTCAGGGTTCATTG contains the following coding sequences:
- a CDS encoding sulfite exporter TauE/SafE family protein, with protein sequence MIFSISGVETHPLIPFFVAFIASFFTSMGGVSGAFLLLPFQISFLGYTAPSVSATNQVFNVIAIPSGVYRYIKEGRMLWPLTWAVIIGTLPGVFIGAWVRIKYLPDPKNFKLFVGLVLCYIGLRLLVDVIKTNRRPRLSGGTQKIQAQHTVKIIKSSIRRVTFNYEGEEYRFSPLVIYVICFFVGIIGGIYGIGGGSIVAPFFVAIVGLPVYIVAGAALMGTFITSIAGVVFFQYLSMIYTNMTVAPDWMLGALFGFGGIFGMYLGARTQKYVPARTIKSILCCCVLFVAIRYIVGYF